One genomic window of Planctomonas sp. JC2975 includes the following:
- a CDS encoding LacI family DNA-binding transcriptional regulator — MARTEGNRAATIFDVARLAGVSHQTVSRVINDSPDVRDQTRERVRKAIKQLRYEPSAAARALVTRRTRTIGLIAPGSADYGPASIQRYFNEAAHAARYSVFTVSVPGDSASEARSAIESLLRQNVEAVVLVQLDVTTLESLRGLDVGVPLISIAAPGRSGDVVAIDQYGGARAAVQHLIDSGYLDVIHVAGPPDHPDARERQRGWADELADAGIPRGALYHADWSAAEGHRIGLELTVIAGKTAVFAANDQIALGIMSALARRGFRVPDDVGVVGFDNVPESVFYTPPLSTVTQDFAALGQLALRRVLDRLDGDDTSPSPPPIPVTLVVRASSQRRRGPVGDTPEDADAKPQTLTDAAGSGANCPTETRRRG; from the coding sequence ATGGCGCGGACTGAGGGGAACCGTGCGGCGACCATCTTCGATGTCGCGCGCCTTGCCGGGGTGTCGCATCAGACGGTGTCCCGGGTCATCAACGACTCTCCGGATGTGCGCGACCAGACCCGCGAGCGCGTCCGCAAGGCGATCAAACAGCTGCGATACGAGCCATCCGCCGCTGCGCGCGCCCTGGTCACCAGACGCACGCGGACGATCGGACTGATCGCGCCGGGATCCGCGGATTATGGGCCGGCCAGCATCCAGCGCTACTTCAACGAGGCGGCGCACGCCGCCAGGTACAGCGTGTTCACGGTGAGCGTGCCGGGCGACAGCGCCAGCGAGGCGCGCAGCGCGATCGAGTCGCTGCTGCGGCAGAATGTCGAGGCCGTCGTGCTCGTGCAGCTCGACGTCACGACCCTCGAGTCCCTGCGCGGATTAGACGTCGGCGTTCCGCTGATCTCGATCGCGGCGCCCGGGCGCAGTGGCGACGTCGTGGCGATCGATCAATACGGCGGAGCGAGAGCGGCCGTTCAGCACCTCATCGACTCCGGCTACCTCGACGTCATCCACGTCGCGGGGCCTCCCGACCACCCTGACGCCCGTGAGCGTCAACGCGGCTGGGCGGACGAACTCGCGGATGCCGGCATTCCACGCGGAGCGCTCTACCACGCGGACTGGTCGGCAGCAGAGGGCCACCGGATAGGCCTCGAACTCACCGTCATCGCCGGCAAGACGGCGGTCTTCGCCGCAAACGACCAGATCGCACTCGGCATCATGTCTGCACTCGCACGACGCGGATTCCGCGTGCCGGATGACGTCGGCGTCGTCGGTTTCGACAACGTACCCGAGTCGGTGTTCTACACCCCGCCCCTGTCGACCGTCACTCAGGACTTCGCCGCTCTCGGGCAGCTCGCGCTCCGTCGCGTGCTCGACCGGCTCGACGGCGACGACACGTCGCCGTCCCCGCCGCCCATTCCCGTCACGCTGGTGGTGCGTGCCTCGAGCCAGCGTCGTCGCGGGCCCGTCGGCGACACCCCAGAGGATGCGGATGCGAAGCCCCAGACGCTCACGGATGCCGCGGGTTCCGGCGCGAACTGTCCCACCGAAACGCGCCGCCGCGGCTAA